One genomic region from Populus nigra chromosome 8, ddPopNigr1.1, whole genome shotgun sequence encodes:
- the LOC133700752 gene encoding glyoxylate/hydroxypyruvate reductase HPR3-like — protein MASYANQECFQSNDDLPIVLLHRLPSFNSPLKDILQPHFHLLDPADSPEPASSFLSCHAKSVRALICIYNTPLSAETLNLLPSLELIVAASAGVDHIDLEECRYRGIIMTNASTAFAEDAADHAVALLIDVCRRISTADRFVRAGLWPVKRDCSLGFKMGRKRVGIVGLGRIGFEVGKRLEAFGCSIAYNSRKKKPSVPFSYHANVLDLAEDSDALILCCSLTEQTHHIINKDVLEALGKEGVIINVGRGALIDEKVLVQFLLRGDIGGAGLDVFENEPDVPRELFELDNVVLSPHRAIFTSESLEALHELVFTNLKAFFSNKPLQSVFQIE, from the exons ATGGCTTCATACGCAAATCAAGAATGCTTTCAGTCAAATGACGACCTCCCTATAGTCCTCCTGCATCGTCTCCCTTCATTCAACTCGCCACTGAAAGACATACTACAGCCTCACTTCCACCTCCTCGATCCAGCTGATTCACCTGAACCTGCTAGCTCCTTCCTCTCCTGCCATGCAAAATCTGTTAGAGCTCTCATCTGCATCTACAATACTCCCCTGAGTGCAGAAACCCTCAATCTCCTTCCTTCTTTGGAGCTGATAGTGGCAGCCAGTGCTGGCGTTGACCACATTGATCTAGAGGAATGTCGATACCGTGGAATTATTATGACTAATGCCAGCACAGCATTTGCGGAGGATGCTGCAGACCATGCCGTGGCACTGTTGATTGACGTTTGCCGTAGAATATCTACTGCTGACCGGTTCGTTCGTGCTGGCTTGTGGCCAGTTAAGAGAGACTGTTCACTTGGTTTCAAG ATGGGAAGAAAACGAGTTGGGATAGTTGGACTGGGAAGAATTGGATTTGAAGTAGGAAAAAGACTTGAGGCTTTTGGCTGTAGCATCGCTTACAACTCACGAAAGAAGAAGCCATCAGTTCCATTTTCTTACCATGCTAATGTCCTTGACCTTGCAGAAGACAGCGATGCTCTCATTCTTTGTTGTTCACTGACAGAACAAACTCACCATATAATCAACAAGGATGTGTTAGAAGCGCTGGGAAAGGAAGGGGTGATCATCAATGTTGGACGCGGAGCTCTCATTGATGAAAAGGTGTTGGTGCAGTTTTTGTTGAGGGGAGATATTGGTGGCGCCGGCCTTGATGTGTTTGAGAATGAGCCTGATGTTCCCAGAGAGCTATTTGAACTTGATAATGTAGTTCTGTCTCCACACCGTGCTATTTTCACCTCAGAATCACTTGAAGCATTACATGAACTAGTTTTCACCAACTTAAAGGCCTTCTTTTCAAATAAACCTTTGCAATCAGTCTTTCAGATTGAATGA
- the LOC133702231 gene encoding leucoanthocyanidin dioxygenase-like codes for MVTSSFLVPRVESLASSGIQSIPKEYIRSQEELTSIRDVFEEEKKVEGPQVPTIDLKEMESEDKVVREKCREELVEAAKEWGVMHLVNHGIPDDLIDRVKKAGQAFFDLPIEEKEKHANDQASGNVQGYGSKLANNASGQLEWEDYFFHLIFPEDKRDMSIWPKTPSDYTEVTSEYARQLRSLATKILSVLSLGLGLEEGRLEKEVGGLEELLLQMKINYYPKCPQPDLALGVEAHSDISALTFILHNMVPGLQLLYEGKWITAKCVPNSIIMHIGDTVEILSNGKYKSIIHRGLVNKEKVRISWAVFCEPPKEKIILKPLAEIVTEAEPPLFPPRTFAQHLEHKLFRKTQDSLLPRKAN; via the exons ATGGTGACTTCATCATTCCTAGTTCCAAGAGTTGAGAGTCTGGCAAGCAGTGGGATTCAATCAATCCCAAAAGAATATATTCGGTCCCAGGAGGAGCTAACTAGCATTCGCGATGTTTtcgaagaagagaagaaagttgAAGGGCCTCAAGTTCCAACCATTGATTTGAAGGAAATGGAATCTGAGGACAAAGTGGTCCGTGAGAAATGCAGGGAAGAGCTAGTCGAGGCAGCTAAAGAGTGGGGTGTTATGCACCTTGTtaaccatggaattcctgatGATTTGATTGATCGTGTCAAGAAAGCTGGACAGGCTTTCTTTGATCTTCCTATTGAGGAAAAGGAGAAGCATGCTAATGATCAGGCTTCTGGAAATGTTCAAGGGTATGGAAGCAAGCTAGCTAACAATGCTAGTGGGCAGCTTGAGTGGGAGGACTATTTCTTCCATCTCATTTTTCCTGAGGACAAGCGTGACATGTCCATTTGGCCTAAGACACCTAGTGATTATAC TGAAGTCACTAGTGAATATGCAAGGCAGCTGAGAAGTTTAGCAACCAAAATTCTGTCAGTACTGTCACTTGGCCTGGGATTGGAAGAAGGAAGACTAGAAAAGGAGGTCGGTGGTCTGGAAGAGTTGCTACTCCAAATGAAGATCAACTACTACCCCAAGTGCCCTCAGCCAGATCTAGCCTTAGGGGTTGAAGCTCACAGCGATATAAGTGCACTCACTTTTATACTCCACAACATGGTGCCTGGTCTACAACTCTTATATGAAGGCAAGTGGATAACGGCAAAATGTGTCCCCAACTCAATCATCATGCACATTGGTGACACTGTTGAGATCTTGAGCAATGGAAAATACAAGAGTATTATTCACAGGGGACTTGTTAACAAGGAGAAGGTAAGGATTTCATGGGCAGTTTTTTGCGAGCCACCAAAGGAGAAAATCATCCTCAAGCCATTGGCAGAGATTGTGACTGAAGCTGAGCCACCATTGTTCCCTCCCCGCACCTTTGCTCAGCATCTCGAGCATAAGCTTTTCAGGAAGACGCAAGATTCTCTCCTACCCAGGAAAGCTAATTAA